Proteins encoded in a region of the Falsibacillus albus genome:
- a CDS encoding DUF3953 domain-containing protein produces MLRYIRYVLSIIVVASAAYELLAKNFEFHHYIMFFLGLTMLVLGIEEYQRNKKGIGLLLVGVFLFLMVASVQGFLLH; encoded by the coding sequence TTGCTTAGGTATATTCGTTATGTTTTATCAATTATAGTGGTCGCCTCAGCTGCTTATGAACTGTTGGCTAAAAATTTCGAGTTTCATCATTATATAATGTTTTTCCTGGGGCTGACCATGTTGGTTTTGGGAATAGAAGAATATCAACGGAACAAAAAAGGAATTGGTCTCTTACTTGTCGGTGTATTTTTATTTTTAATGGTCGCTTCCGTTCAAGGATTTTTACTGCACTAA